From the Corallococcus caeni genome, one window contains:
- a CDS encoding outer membrane beta-barrel domain-containing protein — MKARTLRVFAALSLSLTALGAAAQEDGVLDSAVVRNRLYKPAGHPELSLSVGLPVQTHLTAHYFFDVGLAYNLFDTFALEARAGYAASRQTGLARSISESFLDREDKRVTDELEDMWRMGLHGVVGARWAPIYGKISLVADIPVHFQTYLWAGGGLTNLKRQSVIQCTQVVDRAAGVCDNRTDVTDRGSATENYWVKESRVAPVVSAALGFRFFINQQHGVRLELRDWIFKDSYRVNLLRDDWEAGKATGEPAASPGLTHLVQFDLGYTFSF, encoded by the coding sequence ATGAAAGCACGCACGCTTCGCGTCTTCGCCGCGCTGAGCCTCTCGCTGACGGCGCTCGGCGCCGCCGCACAGGAAGACGGCGTCCTGGACTCGGCGGTCGTCCGCAACCGGCTCTACAAGCCCGCGGGCCATCCGGAGCTGTCCCTGTCCGTGGGCCTGCCAGTGCAGACGCACCTGACGGCGCACTACTTCTTCGACGTCGGGCTGGCCTACAACCTCTTCGACACGTTCGCGCTGGAAGCCCGCGCGGGCTACGCCGCCAGCCGCCAGACGGGCCTGGCGCGCTCCATCTCCGAGTCCTTCCTGGACCGCGAGGACAAGCGCGTCACGGACGAGCTGGAGGACATGTGGCGGATGGGCCTGCACGGCGTCGTCGGCGCGCGGTGGGCTCCCATCTACGGGAAGATCTCCCTCGTCGCGGACATCCCGGTGCACTTCCAGACGTACCTCTGGGCGGGCGGCGGCCTCACCAACTTGAAGCGCCAGTCGGTCATCCAGTGCACCCAGGTGGTGGACCGGGCCGCGGGCGTCTGTGACAACCGCACGGACGTGACGGACCGGGGCAGCGCCACGGAGAACTACTGGGTGAAGGAGTCGCGCGTGGCGCCGGTGGTGTCCGCCGCGCTGGGCTTCCGCTTCTTCATCAACCAGCAGCACGGCGTGCGGCTGGAGCTGCGCGACTGGATCTTCAAGGACAGCTACCGCGTGAACCTGCTGCGCGACGACTGGGAGGCCGGCAAGGCCACCGGCGAGCCCGCGGCCAGCCCGGGCCTCACGCACCTGGTGCAGTTCGACCTCGGCTACACCTTCTCCTTCTGA
- a CDS encoding outer membrane beta-barrel domain-containing protein — MRPFRSIALLVAAVPALAFAQGAAPAQPPAAPGPDATAPASPSPAEPPERQRTERAAPTVPQSTPEAAPARPAAPATPEEDDTGSTPSSQSTAPSEPGAPAATAPADAPVLDSLGSGEAPRTTDAQQQRLVNGAPLYNPNVNVHIVQKKRFADEGKHELVLYPAAVQVNGKFTNHVGSALSYVYHLQENFALQVGGQYNWYSDESDFNLELIDKVREQAQAASSLLLQWGAYAGVEVTPLYGKFAFFNNSLAQFSVVLSGGAGIGKTRHLIRPEVANEVEGQTYQVPARFGDTGNKFLGEVGGGFRLQFGESYAIRLEVRDLIYTARVDKVDGCSLADFEALEAARAANQPFDGLNLSGSCKVSKFDGVDPKTKKNYREDIILGRDLVAEPSSDVLNNVSFYAGFSVLF, encoded by the coding sequence ATGCGACCCTTCCGTTCCATCGCGCTCCTCGTCGCCGCGGTGCCTGCCCTCGCGTTCGCGCAAGGCGCCGCCCCGGCGCAGCCGCCGGCCGCTCCGGGTCCGGATGCGACCGCGCCGGCCTCTCCTTCACCCGCGGAACCGCCGGAGCGTCAGCGCACCGAGCGCGCCGCGCCCACCGTTCCCCAGTCCACGCCGGAAGCGGCGCCGGCCCGTCCGGCCGCGCCCGCCACCCCTGAGGAGGACGACACGGGCAGCACGCCGTCCTCCCAGTCCACGGCGCCCTCCGAGCCCGGGGCTCCCGCCGCCACCGCGCCCGCGGACGCGCCGGTGCTGGACTCCCTGGGCTCCGGCGAGGCGCCGCGCACCACGGACGCGCAGCAGCAGCGACTGGTGAATGGCGCGCCGCTCTACAACCCGAACGTCAACGTCCACATCGTCCAGAAGAAGCGCTTCGCGGACGAGGGCAAGCACGAGCTGGTGCTGTACCCCGCCGCCGTGCAGGTGAACGGCAAGTTCACCAACCACGTGGGCTCCGCGCTGAGCTACGTCTACCACCTGCAGGAGAACTTCGCCCTCCAGGTGGGCGGCCAGTACAACTGGTACTCCGACGAGAGCGACTTCAACCTGGAGCTCATCGACAAGGTGCGCGAGCAGGCGCAGGCGGCGTCGTCGCTGCTCCTCCAGTGGGGCGCGTACGCGGGCGTCGAGGTCACGCCGCTCTACGGCAAGTTCGCCTTCTTCAACAACTCGCTGGCGCAGTTCAGCGTGGTGCTCAGCGGCGGCGCGGGCATTGGCAAGACGCGCCACCTCATCCGTCCGGAGGTGGCGAACGAGGTGGAGGGCCAGACGTACCAGGTGCCCGCGCGCTTCGGCGACACCGGCAACAAGTTCCTGGGTGAGGTGGGCGGCGGCTTCCGCCTGCAGTTCGGCGAGTCCTACGCCATCCGCCTGGAGGTGCGCGACCTCATCTACACCGCGCGCGTGGACAAGGTGGACGGCTGCAGCCTGGCGGACTTCGAGGCGCTGGAGGCCGCGCGCGCGGCCAACCAGCCCTTCGACGGCCTCAACCTGAGCGGCAGCTGCAAGGTGTCGAAGTTCGACGGCGTGGACCCGAAGACGAAGAAGAACTACCGCGAGGACATCATCCTCGGGAGGGACCTCGTCGCCGAGCCTTCGTCGGACGTCCTCAACAACGTCAGCTTCTACGCTGGCTTCTCGGTGCTCTTCTAG
- a CDS encoding lmo0937 family membrane protein — MGIILMVLWVMGLITGSTEGQWVHLLLVFSLIAFVLGVASLGRRRGLA, encoded by the coding sequence ATGGGCATCATCTTGATGGTGTTGTGGGTGATGGGGCTGATCACCGGTTCGACGGAGGGGCAGTGGGTGCACCTCCTCCTGGTGTTCTCGCTCATCGCGTTCGTGCTGGGCGTCGCGTCGCTGGGGCGCCGGCGGGGGCTGGCGTGA
- a CDS encoding tetratricopeptide repeat protein, whose protein sequence is MKTNHSIDISSQLKGMGTTGMNGFRTKRMFLAGAFAFAFTTACATGPRPTPVALNTVEKPAAVAAARPSPAPAQKDDTDGQFAEALKAYEAGDLDAARKGFEAVVSQEPKALNARFNLGVIAEKQGRPADARAAYEQVLTLDPAHTPSVMNLGLMHRHEGQLDEALSLYTRALQTPGHEHDEPVLNALAATYRLAGKLDEAEATGRRVLARSKDNPEAYKTLALVAYDRGQYRLAELLIINARKVTPDDPAISNTLGMIYLKMDDRPRALAQFQKAVSLDDTFAPGHLNLGALALSYRDYAGAEKAFTKALSLEPDGLEGQLYLAYALDGQKGMDPKKGVAAGEAFEKVLARAADKPEAVCGAGWAYASDRAGFEKAIAFLDRCKELPVSTDQDKQLITAKVNGLQNMLKNPPPAPAPAAATADAEGEPKKDAAATGGAGSSVMNQLPQDANAPEQVPAEGSTGASEAAPEAAPAAPAADETSGNGQAAPSPAPTP, encoded by the coding sequence GTGAAGACGAACCACAGCATCGACATCAGCAGCCAGTTGAAGGGGATGGGGACGACGGGGATGAACGGCTTTCGCACCAAGCGGATGTTCCTGGCGGGGGCCTTCGCCTTCGCCTTCACCACGGCCTGCGCCACGGGGCCCCGCCCCACGCCGGTCGCGCTGAACACGGTGGAGAAGCCCGCCGCCGTGGCCGCCGCCAGGCCCTCGCCCGCCCCGGCCCAGAAGGACGACACCGACGGCCAGTTCGCGGAGGCCCTGAAGGCCTACGAGGCCGGGGACCTGGACGCCGCGCGCAAGGGCTTCGAGGCGGTCGTCTCCCAGGAGCCCAAGGCGCTCAACGCCCGGTTCAACCTGGGCGTCATCGCGGAGAAGCAGGGCCGCCCGGCGGACGCCCGCGCGGCGTACGAGCAGGTCCTCACGCTTGACCCCGCGCACACGCCGTCGGTGATGAACCTGGGGCTGATGCACCGGCACGAGGGCCAGCTGGACGAGGCCCTCTCGCTCTACACCCGGGCGCTCCAGACGCCGGGCCACGAACACGACGAGCCCGTGCTCAACGCGCTGGCCGCGACGTACCGGCTGGCGGGCAAGCTGGACGAGGCGGAGGCCACGGGCCGGCGCGTGTTGGCGCGCAGCAAGGACAACCCGGAGGCGTACAAGACGCTGGCGCTGGTGGCGTACGACCGGGGCCAGTACCGCCTGGCGGAGCTGCTGATCATCAACGCGCGCAAGGTGACGCCGGACGACCCGGCCATCTCCAACACGCTGGGGATGATCTACCTGAAGATGGACGACCGCCCGCGCGCGCTCGCCCAGTTCCAGAAGGCCGTGTCCCTGGATGACACCTTCGCGCCCGGCCACCTCAACCTGGGCGCCCTGGCGCTGAGCTACCGCGACTACGCGGGCGCGGAGAAGGCCTTCACCAAGGCCCTGTCCCTGGAGCCGGACGGCCTGGAGGGCCAGCTGTACCTGGCGTACGCGCTGGACGGCCAGAAGGGCATGGATCCGAAGAAGGGCGTGGCCGCGGGCGAGGCGTTCGAGAAGGTGCTCGCGCGCGCCGCGGACAAGCCGGAGGCGGTGTGCGGCGCGGGCTGGGCGTACGCGTCCGACCGCGCGGGCTTCGAGAAGGCCATCGCGTTCCTGGACCGCTGCAAGGAGCTGCCCGTCTCGACGGACCAGGACAAGCAGCTCATCACCGCCAAGGTGAACGGCCTGCAGAACATGCTCAAGAACCCGCCGCCGGCCCCGGCTCCGGCCGCCGCCACGGCGGACGCGGAGGGCGAGCCCAAGAAGGACGCGGCCGCCACCGGGGGCGCGGGTTCGTCCGTGATGAACCAGCTGCCCCAGGACGCCAACGCGCCCGAGCAGGTCCCCGCGGAAGGCAGCACCGGTGCGTCCGAAGCGGCTCCGGAGGCGGCTCCGGCCGCGCCCGCCGCCGACGAAACGTCTGGCAATGGACAGGCGGCGCCTTCGCCTGCTCCGACGCCCTGA
- a CDS encoding tetratricopeptide repeat protein, with the protein MKVVLRFGALAVGVALAAGGVGEAAETTAPPRKVATKKSASAKAAGKKGEAASKKEEARKQEAKKAELPPGVAPQDMRKGPARVKPATAKFADMPRIADSKKDALADKKRDEAIEGFKRLIPKLQETSTQKAEMQYRLSELYWEKSKYLYTLEMERFLAAEKAYDAAVARGEKATAPEQDHRDSERYRAETMRIYEAILSEYPDYPARDEVLFSLGYNLYELNRREDAVARYEELIRDFPKSQFVPDAYIQLGNHYFENNKLAPAKENYEKARDSGVPKIYAYATYKLSWCDFNAGDLDAGLKKLHEVVDYAGQRGEELGDLRTEALNDLTVFYVQLDQPKEALAYFKQKAPPKRQGRLLAKTAAGLVDAGHFDSAILVYRTLIDDSPMGANAPEYQQAVVRAYEGLRQRQQVRKEMKRMVDLYRPGGEWWTANASNAGVLRNAFSVTEEAMRVMVTEYHQEAQKTRQVETYRLARDIYKQYVDAFASSDNPEFVADSAFNIRFFYAEILWALEEWEAAAGEYDAVVAFKIPDRDSAKEVSNESYRKSAAYNAVLAYDKLVKIERGQLSKSDLKDGQKVDEKKDKGDVAKQKLVKRDAKEQAEQALTKFEDRLVAACDTYNTLYPGNQDEIDLRYQAAVILYDRAHFVDAARRFGEIIEKFPEERRSRDAADLTLYVLESREEWQELNTLSRKFLGNKKLSKPGSDFALRVARVVEGSQYKYVDEVVYKKEKNPAKAAEEFLAFVTEFPKSENADRALTYAMVIAQEAGEVDKGITAGERVLKEYPNSNFELKTRYTLSGLYEKVAEFKKAAAMSESFVAEYDAAIKARESQSKKDKEKKAKATTVAKKDDTPGAVEDVESKRAQKAAERKAQVDAAGEWVADALFNAGVWYDGLGESQKAVNAWNSYLTRFKDRKDVPQVAFSIGLVWEKEKKWGDAARAFNRFVEDYGRDSRTVAGQPYLARYHELLAYQKMKDVRGQEKAQEELVRGWNKLAESVRKDTAVLNAYGHARFLALEPTWKRFSDIKFTRVSTIRRDLTAKQKEMQRVEKEYAAVLATGSGEWGIAALTRIGLAYADFARNIMDSPDPSGLDDEQLSMYRAELENLAMPLEEKSSEALEKGLQKAYELGIYSEWTLAAQDQINKLRPGAYAQVKPVTYRGSSDSRIAAGVLKDLNGPISASAEPKPAAAPAAPEAVPAEGAKPAAPEGPPEGSGAPKPEPTALLEGVRP; encoded by the coding sequence ATGAAGGTGGTTCTTCGGTTCGGTGCACTGGCGGTGGGCGTCGCGCTCGCGGCCGGTGGGGTGGGGGAGGCGGCGGAGACGACGGCACCGCCGCGCAAGGTGGCTACGAAGAAGTCCGCTTCGGCGAAGGCCGCGGGCAAGAAGGGCGAGGCCGCGAGCAAGAAGGAGGAAGCCCGGAAGCAGGAGGCGAAGAAGGCGGAGCTGCCGCCCGGCGTGGCGCCCCAGGACATGCGCAAGGGCCCGGCGCGGGTGAAGCCCGCCACGGCCAAGTTCGCGGACATGCCGCGCATCGCGGACTCCAAGAAGGACGCCCTGGCGGACAAGAAGCGCGACGAGGCCATTGAAGGCTTCAAGCGCCTCATCCCCAAGCTCCAGGAGACCTCCACGCAGAAGGCGGAGATGCAGTACCGCCTGTCGGAGCTCTACTGGGAGAAGTCCAAGTACCTCTACACGCTGGAGATGGAGCGGTTCCTCGCGGCGGAGAAGGCCTACGACGCCGCCGTGGCGCGCGGCGAGAAGGCCACCGCCCCGGAGCAGGACCACCGCGACTCCGAGCGCTACCGCGCGGAGACGATGCGCATCTACGAGGCCATCCTCAGCGAGTACCCGGACTACCCGGCCCGCGACGAGGTCCTCTTCTCCCTGGGCTACAACCTCTACGAGCTCAACCGCCGCGAGGACGCGGTGGCGCGCTACGAGGAGCTGATCCGCGACTTCCCGAAGTCGCAGTTCGTCCCGGACGCGTACATCCAGCTGGGCAACCACTACTTCGAGAACAACAAGCTCGCGCCCGCGAAGGAGAACTACGAGAAGGCGCGCGACTCCGGCGTCCCGAAGATCTACGCCTACGCCACCTACAAGCTGTCCTGGTGTGACTTCAACGCGGGCGACCTGGACGCGGGCCTGAAGAAGCTCCACGAGGTCGTGGACTACGCGGGCCAGCGCGGCGAGGAGCTGGGCGACCTGCGCACGGAGGCCCTCAACGACCTCACCGTCTTCTACGTCCAGCTGGATCAGCCCAAGGAGGCGCTCGCCTACTTCAAGCAGAAGGCCCCGCCGAAGCGCCAGGGCCGGCTGCTGGCCAAGACGGCCGCGGGCCTGGTGGACGCGGGCCACTTCGACAGCGCCATCCTGGTGTACCGCACGCTCATCGACGACTCGCCCATGGGCGCGAACGCGCCGGAGTACCAGCAGGCGGTGGTGCGCGCGTACGAAGGGCTCCGCCAGCGCCAGCAGGTCCGCAAGGAGATGAAGCGGATGGTGGACCTCTACCGCCCGGGTGGCGAGTGGTGGACCGCCAACGCCAGCAACGCGGGCGTGCTGCGCAACGCCTTCAGCGTCACCGAAGAGGCCATGCGCGTGATGGTCACCGAGTACCACCAGGAGGCGCAGAAGACGCGCCAGGTGGAGACCTACCGGCTGGCCCGCGACATCTACAAGCAGTACGTGGACGCGTTCGCCTCCAGCGACAACCCGGAGTTCGTCGCGGACTCCGCCTTCAACATCCGCTTCTTCTACGCGGAAATCCTCTGGGCCCTGGAGGAGTGGGAGGCCGCCGCCGGCGAGTACGACGCCGTCGTGGCGTTCAAGATCCCGGACCGCGACTCCGCGAAGGAGGTCTCCAACGAGTCCTACCGCAAGTCCGCCGCGTACAACGCGGTGCTCGCGTACGACAAGCTGGTCAAGATCGAGCGCGGCCAGCTCTCCAAGAGCGACCTGAAGGACGGCCAGAAGGTCGACGAGAAGAAGGACAAGGGCGACGTCGCCAAGCAGAAGCTGGTGAAGCGCGACGCCAAGGAGCAGGCCGAGCAGGCGCTCACGAAGTTCGAGGACCGGCTGGTCGCCGCGTGCGACACGTACAACACCCTCTACCCGGGCAACCAGGATGAGATCGACCTGCGCTACCAGGCGGCCGTCATCCTCTACGACCGCGCGCACTTCGTGGACGCGGCCCGCCGCTTCGGGGAGATCATCGAGAAGTTCCCGGAGGAGCGCCGCTCGCGCGACGCCGCGGACCTGACCCTGTACGTGCTGGAGAGCCGCGAGGAGTGGCAGGAGCTCAACACGCTCTCGCGCAAGTTCCTGGGCAACAAGAAGCTGTCCAAGCCCGGCTCCGACTTCGCCCTGCGCGTGGCCCGCGTGGTGGAAGGCAGCCAGTACAAGTACGTGGACGAGGTCGTCTACAAGAAGGAGAAGAACCCGGCGAAGGCCGCCGAGGAGTTCCTCGCCTTCGTGACGGAGTTCCCCAAGTCGGAGAACGCGGACCGCGCGCTCACCTACGCCATGGTCATCGCGCAGGAGGCCGGTGAGGTGGACAAGGGCATCACCGCCGGCGAGCGCGTCCTCAAGGAGTACCCGAACAGCAACTTCGAGTTGAAGACCCGCTACACGCTGTCCGGCCTCTACGAGAAGGTCGCCGAGTTCAAGAAGGCCGCGGCGATGTCCGAGTCCTTCGTGGCCGAGTACGACGCCGCCATCAAGGCTCGCGAGTCGCAGTCGAAGAAGGACAAGGAGAAGAAGGCCAAGGCCACCACCGTCGCGAAGAAGGACGACACGCCGGGCGCCGTGGAGGACGTGGAGTCCAAGCGCGCGCAGAAGGCCGCGGAGCGCAAGGCGCAGGTGGACGCGGCGGGCGAGTGGGTGGCGGACGCCCTCTTCAACGCGGGCGTCTGGTACGACGGCCTGGGCGAGTCCCAGAAGGCCGTCAACGCGTGGAACAGCTACCTGACGCGCTTCAAGGACCGCAAGGACGTGCCCCAGGTGGCGTTCTCCATCGGCCTCGTGTGGGAGAAGGAGAAGAAGTGGGGCGACGCGGCCCGCGCCTTCAACCGCTTCGTGGAGGACTACGGCCGGGACTCGCGCACCGTCGCGGGGCAGCCGTACCTGGCGCGGTACCACGAGCTGCTCGCGTACCAGAAGATGAAGGACGTGCGCGGCCAGGAGAAGGCGCAGGAGGAGCTGGTGCGCGGCTGGAACAAGCTGGCGGAGAGCGTGCGCAAGGACACCGCGGTGCTCAACGCGTACGGCCACGCGCGCTTCCTGGCGCTGGAGCCCACGTGGAAGCGCTTCTCGGACATCAAGTTCACGCGCGTCTCCACCATCCGCCGCGACCTGACGGCCAAGCAGAAGGAGATGCAGCGCGTGGAGAAGGAGTACGCGGCGGTGCTCGCCACGGGCTCCGGCGAGTGGGGCATCGCGGCGCTGACCCGCATTGGCCTGGCGTACGCGGACTTCGCTCGCAACATCATGGACTCGCCGGACCCGTCCGGGCTGGATGACGAGCAGCTCAGCATGTACCGCGCGGAGCTGGAGAACCTGGCCATGCCCCTGGAGGAGAAGTCCAGCGAGGCGCTGGAGAAGGGCCTCCAGAAGGCCTACGAGCTGGGCATCTACAGCGAGTGGACGCTGGCCGCGCAGGATCAGATCAACAAGCTGCGCCCGGGTGCCTACGCCCAGGTGAAGCCGGTGACGTACCGGGGCAGCAGTGATTCGCGCATCGCCGCGGGCGTGCTGAAGGACCTCAACGGCCCCATCAGCGCCTCCGCGGAGCCGAAGCCCGCCGCCGCGCCTGCCGCGCCGGAGGCCGTGCCCGCGGAGGGCGCGAAGCCTGCCGCGCCGGAAGGGCCGCCCGAAGGCTCCGGAGCGCCGAAGCCTGAACCCACCGCGTTGCTCGAGGGGGTGCGGCCGTGA
- a CDS encoding tetratricopeptide repeat protein codes for MSRLLRLLVVLGPLAVPAVAFAQQDVGTYNRALSAFNAGQLDAAAPLFAQLAEGQDADLKGKAEFYLAQTFAKKELPVAAFISYAAIVNAGPKHPSYLKAIEGLVDMQQRLDEQNLIPSILNQAYSDEVRDQWVTLPKEVLARINYLVGTASQRRMRFEEARSLLEAVPADSRVYAKARYLLGTVLADPRFPGRPGEGDTLDKEAIAAFQAVLNTKEPQVELPETRELALLALGRVHYRRGEYADAVKAYEGVPRYARFWDQALFENGFARFQNEDFGGALGSLQALHAPQFEGAFQPESWILKATVYYYSCLYDEVKTTLAAFDERYGPMAKQLEPFTGEDVAPINAFNLVASENRRLPRAVYLWIRNNERIREVMRTLSRVDQEKRAISEGPWRGTPFAAQTVASLEDIRTTLLQVGGTLAKNRIKEAADNLRTFSDQAEIIRVQTALDEKDLFSEGVDQKALLTRQTLYRPKMPGADYNYWRFQGEFWIDEIGYYQYTLKRGCPARQEK; via the coding sequence ATGTCCCGACTGCTCCGACTCCTCGTCGTCCTCGGGCCCCTCGCCGTGCCCGCCGTCGCGTTCGCCCAGCAGGACGTGGGCACGTACAACCGCGCGCTGTCCGCCTTCAACGCGGGCCAGCTCGACGCCGCCGCCCCCCTCTTCGCGCAGCTCGCCGAAGGGCAGGACGCGGACCTGAAGGGCAAGGCCGAGTTCTACCTGGCGCAGACCTTCGCCAAGAAGGAACTGCCCGTCGCGGCCTTCATCTCCTACGCGGCCATCGTCAACGCCGGCCCCAAGCACCCCTCGTACCTCAAGGCCATCGAGGGGCTGGTGGACATGCAGCAGCGGCTGGACGAGCAGAACCTCATCCCCAGCATCCTCAACCAGGCCTACTCCGACGAGGTGCGCGACCAGTGGGTCACGCTGCCCAAGGAGGTGCTCGCGCGCATCAACTACCTGGTGGGCACCGCCAGCCAGCGGCGCATGCGCTTCGAGGAGGCCCGGTCGCTGCTCGAGGCCGTGCCCGCCGACAGCCGCGTCTACGCGAAGGCCCGCTACCTGCTGGGCACCGTGCTCGCCGACCCGCGCTTCCCGGGCCGTCCCGGGGAAGGGGACACGCTGGACAAGGAGGCCATCGCCGCGTTCCAGGCCGTGCTGAACACCAAGGAGCCGCAGGTGGAGCTGCCGGAGACGCGCGAGCTGGCGCTGCTGGCGCTGGGTCGCGTGCACTACCGCCGGGGCGAGTACGCGGACGCGGTGAAGGCGTACGAGGGCGTGCCCCGCTACGCGCGCTTCTGGGACCAGGCCCTCTTCGAGAACGGCTTCGCCCGCTTCCAGAACGAGGACTTCGGCGGCGCGCTGGGCAGCCTCCAGGCGCTGCACGCGCCGCAGTTCGAGGGCGCGTTCCAGCCCGAGTCGTGGATCCTCAAGGCCACCGTCTATTACTACTCGTGCCTCTACGACGAGGTGAAGACGACGCTCGCCGCGTTCGACGAGCGCTATGGCCCCATGGCGAAGCAGCTGGAGCCCTTCACCGGCGAGGACGTGGCGCCCATCAACGCCTTCAACCTGGTGGCCTCCGAGAACCGCCGCCTGCCGCGCGCGGTGTACCTGTGGATCCGCAACAACGAGCGCATCCGCGAAGTCATGCGGACCCTCTCCCGCGTGGACCAGGAGAAGCGCGCCATCAGCGAGGGCCCGTGGCGCGGGACGCCGTTCGCCGCGCAGACCGTGGCGTCGCTGGAGGACATCCGCACCACGCTGCTCCAGGTGGGCGGCACGCTGGCCAAGAACCGCATCAAGGAGGCCGCGGACAACCTCCGCACCTTCTCCGACCAGGCGGAGATCATCCGCGTGCAGACCGCGCTGGATGAGAAGGACCTCTTCTCCGAGGGCGTGGACCAGAAGGCGCTGCTCACCCGCCAGACGCTCTACCGCCCGAAGATGCCCGGCGCGGACTACAACTACTGGCGCTTCCAGGGCGAGTTCTGGATCGACGAGATCGGCTACTACCAGTACACGCTCAAGCGGGGTTGCCCCGCACGCCAGGAGAAGTAG
- a CDS encoding HupE/UreJ family protein, with protein MKPFPAARVVVLALVLLGPAAVHAHEVEVAPAAVDGFAGWVGEGIRHILAGADHLLFLFAVLLVGGSFRRILLLVTSFTLAHSLTLAITALGFLTLSARDTRWAEAAIAASILYMALENLLLRRHGHRAGLTFLFGLVHGLGFASVLGGYELGGSGLSALVGFNLGVEVGQAVVVAFLVPVLRIVQRRPRLHSKVVRLSSICLAGVGLYWMVARAVG; from the coding sequence ATGAAGCCGTTCCCCGCAGCCCGGGTGGTGGTGTTGGCCCTGGTCCTGCTGGGGCCGGCCGCCGTGCACGCCCATGAGGTGGAGGTCGCGCCCGCGGCGGTGGACGGCTTCGCTGGCTGGGTGGGCGAGGGCATCCGCCACATCCTGGCGGGCGCGGATCACCTCCTGTTCCTCTTCGCCGTATTGCTGGTGGGCGGCTCGTTCCGGCGGATCCTCCTGCTGGTGACGTCCTTCACGCTGGCGCACTCGCTCACGCTGGCCATCACCGCGCTGGGCTTCCTGACGCTGAGCGCGCGGGACACGCGGTGGGCCGAGGCCGCGATCGCTGCCTCCATCCTCTACATGGCGCTGGAGAACCTGCTCCTGCGCCGGCATGGACACCGCGCGGGGCTCACCTTCCTGTTCGGCCTGGTGCACGGGCTGGGCTTCGCGAGCGTGCTCGGCGGCTACGAGCTGGGGGGCTCCGGGCTGTCGGCGCTCGTTGGCTTCAACCTGGGCGTGGAGGTGGGGCAGGCGGTGGTGGTGGCCTTCCTGGTCCCCGTGCTGCGCATCGTCCAGCGCAGACCCCGGTTGCACTCGAAAGTTGTGCGCCTGTCATCCATCTGCCTCGCGGGGGTGGGGCTTTATTGGATGGTTGCTCGCGCGGTCGGTTGA
- the rplC gene encoding 50S ribosomal protein L3, which translates to MKGLIGKKIGMTQVFNDEGNLVPVTVIDVNTCLVVGKRTPEKDQYSAVTVGFGAIREKILNKPQLGFFKKASATPRRHLREFRVTAEEAAGFNVGDAIKADMFAKGELVDVTGITKGRGFSGVMRRWSFKGSQTKTHGTHEYQRHPGAIGQRKTPGRTYPNKKMPGHYGVERVTTQNLTVVDVDVEKGLVLVKGAVAGHNDGIVIVRPSIKVAMRAQHKAAK; encoded by the coding sequence GTGAAGGGTCTGATTGGCAAGAAGATCGGCATGACCCAGGTGTTCAACGACGAGGGCAACCTCGTTCCGGTGACGGTCATCGACGTCAACACCTGTCTGGTGGTCGGCAAGCGCACCCCGGAGAAGGATCAGTACTCCGCGGTGACCGTGGGCTTCGGCGCGATTCGCGAGAAGATCCTGAACAAGCCGCAGCTCGGCTTCTTCAAGAAGGCCAGCGCCACGCCGCGCCGCCACCTGCGTGAGTTCCGCGTCACGGCCGAGGAGGCCGCGGGCTTCAACGTGGGCGACGCCATCAAGGCGGACATGTTCGCCAAGGGCGAGCTGGTGGACGTCACCGGCATCACCAAGGGTCGCGGCTTCTCCGGCGTCATGCGCCGCTGGAGCTTCAAGGGTTCGCAGACCAAGACCCACGGTACGCACGAGTATCAGCGTCACCCGGGCGCCATCGGTCAGCGTAAGACGCCGGGCCGTACGTACCCGAACAAGAAGATGCCGGGTCACTACGGCGTCGAGCGCGTCACCACGCAGAACCTGACCGTGGTGGACGTGGACGTGGAGAAGGGCCTCGTGCTCGTGAAGGGCGCGGTCGCCGGCCACAACGACGGCATCGTCATCGTGCGTCCCTCCATCAAGGTGGCCATGCGCGCGCAGCACAAGGCCGCGAAGTAG